A window of the Trichoderma asperellum chromosome 6, complete sequence genome harbors these coding sequences:
- a CDS encoding uncharacterized protein (EggNog:ENOG41~antiSMASH:Cluster_6.8), with product MRSRTVEPLIQRLPPLKRAASLTEAEARRALRCLHEFSYYPIPEVLGREVPCKTQDAPVLDSGYVSENDANEISNENKAISLHLEPLERDYAVRWLTGFVGQAWELSLSDETRDGFVDAACSLLSHLTSTENGCSTTDEEDLGMTRRFRFSTSDNAEDLVVDLYDTPMQTGEDHTDVGLQTWGASIAFSQMLCSAPSEFNLDQRTLDASTRIVELGAGTGLVSMVLASLLPSLTDSLPSIVATDYHPTVLKNLERNAASLSSKAEPAALMQVAHLDWCAPTREPPLDVLANIVIAADVVYAAEHACWLRHCAAHILAPGGVFWLMVSIRPNGKFEGVCDSIEAIFAENNTTTADSRQHLRILSKQWIDKKHNIGRADEVGYRLFKIGWA from the coding sequence ATGAGGTCTCGTACTGTGGAGCCGTTGATTCAAAGGCTACCACCCCTTAAAAGAGCCGCTAGCCTTACAGAGGCTGAGGCACGGCGGGCGCTGCGCTGTCTTCACGAGTTTTCTTATTATCCAATCCCAGAAGTGTTAGGACGAGAGGTGCCCTGTAAAACGCAGGACGCACCTGTGCTGGACTCAGGTTATGTCTCGGAAAACGATGCTAACGAGATATCCAACGAGAACAAGGCCATATCTCTGCATCTGGAACCGTTAGAACGCGACTACGCTGTGCGATGGCTTACGGGATTTGTTGGACAGGCCTGGGAGCTGTCTCTTAGTGATGAGACACGAGATGGCTTTGTTGATGCGGCATGTTCACTATTATCGCATCTCACTTCGACCGAGAATGGTTGTAGTACGACTGATGAGGAGGACCTTGGCATGACGCGCCGGTTTCGGTTCTCGACAAGTGACAACGCGGAAGACCTTGTTGTTGACCTCTACGACACCCCCATGCAAACGGGAGAAGATCACACAGATGTTGGCTTGCAGACTTGGGGGGCATCTATCGCATTCTCACAGATGCTTTGCAGCGCGCCATCAGAGTTTAACTTGGATCAGAGAACGCTTGATGCTTCCACACGAATAGTTGAGCTTGGTGCCGGGACAGGCCTTGTTAGCATGGTGCTTGCAAGCTTACTACCCTCACTAACTGATTCGCTCCCCTCCATTGTTGCGACGGACTACCATCCCACCGTGCTGAAAAACTTGGAAAGGAATGCGGCGTCACTCAGCTCTAAGGCGGAACCTGCGGCGTTGATGCAAGTCGCTCATCTTGACTGGTGTGCCCCTACGCGGGAGCCCCCTTTGGATGTATTGGCAAACATAGTTATTGCCGCAGATGTTGTCTACGCTGCGGAACATGCTTGCTGGCTTCGTCATTGTGCCGCTCATATCCTCGCACCTGGAGGCGTCTTCTGGCTCATGGTTTCTATTAGACCAAATGGCAAATTCGAGGGTGTTTGCGATTCAATCGAGGCTATATTTGCTGAAAACAATACTACCACTGCAGATAGTCGCCAGCATCTAAGGATACTGAGCAAGCAGTGGATAGACAAGAAGCATAACATCGGACGAGCTGATGAAGTCGGATATAGGCTCTTCAAGATTGGCTGGGCATAA
- a CDS encoding uncharacterized protein (antiSMASH:Cluster_6.8~EggNog:ENOG41~SMCOG1034:cytochrome P450~TransMembrane:1 (o6-24i)) yields MDLSQIALALYTGGVFYCLFKFISYRISSSKKQREFSQQHGCEPIQIKYPHKDPFYGIDLLISNFKAFTKHRFLETVTKRHDEVGETYQLNMLGTVGIMTRDHEIIKTVLSTRFKDYNLQEERKKALHPLMGAGIFSSDGAAWTHSRALLRPQFARKQLMDLSMLETHVKRLMNVIVNGKEIELQELVLRFTMDMATDFLLGESTNSLLEEQHDYHSKLKGFKESIQYAQDRIATHIALGRLAILKPDPKFQHHVHVVHKFVDELVHDALRGNSSDSKALPYVLLRAIIEDTQDPIQIRNEILNILVAGRDTTASLIANIFFMLSTRPQMWSMLRNEVAQLQNEPPTFDNISQFRYIRYTINESLRLYPPVPVNSRVAICDTVLPRGGGLEGKSPLFIPKGTPIVYNVFGLHRKQEVYGADAEEFNPSRWKSLRLSWEFLPFNGGPRICIGQQFAIMEASYVLIRFLQEFETIESRDSRPWQENIALTTSSLNGVRVSLNRSK; encoded by the exons ATGGATCTCAGCCAAATCGCGTTGGCTTTGTATACTGGGGGGGTATTCTATTGCCTCTTCAAATTCATATCTTATAGAATTAGCAGCTCTAAAAAGCAGAGAGAGTTTTCGCAGCAGCATGGATGCGAACCTATTCAGATCAAATACCCTCACAAGGATCCATTTTATGGAATTGATCTACTCATCAGTAACTTCAAGGCGTTCACTAAGCATCGGTTTCTAGAAACAGTAACAAAACGGCACGATGAAGTTGGGGAAACATACCAGCTCAACATGCTGGGGACAGTAG GCATCATGACCCGGGATCATGAAATCATCAAAACGGTTCTCTCTACCCGTTTCAAAGACTACAATTTGCAAGAAGAGCGGAAGAAAGCTCTCCATCCTTTAATGGGAGCTGGAATTTTTAGTTCAGATGGCGCTGCTTGGACTCATTCACGTGCTCTTCTTCGACCTCAATTCGCTCGTAAACAACTCATGGATTTGTCAATGCTAGAGACTCACGTCAAGCGCTTGATGAACGTCATCGTTAACGGGAAGGAGATAGAACTCCAAGAGCTCGTACTGCGTTTTACTATGGATATGGCCACCGACTTTTTACTGGGAGAGTCTACCAATAGCCTACTAGAGGAGCAGCATGACTATCACAGTAAACTTAAGGGATTTAAAGAATCAATTCAATACGCACAAGACAGAATAGCAACACATATCGCGTTGGGAAGATTGGCTATTCTTAAACCAGATCCAAAGTTCCAGCATCATGTACACGTGGTACACAAGTTTGTCGATGAACTCGTTCATGACGCCTTGCGTGGCAACAGCTCGGATTCCAAAGCACTCCCCTATGTTCTCTTGCGAGCCATAATTGAAGATACTCAAGATCCGATCCAGATTAGGAATGAAATTCTCAATATCCTTGTGGCTGGCAGAGATACGACTGCAAGCCTCAtcgctaatatttttttcatGCTTTCGACGCGACCACAGATGTGGTCAATGCTACGCAATGAAGTCGCACAATTGCAAAATGAGCCACCAACGTTTGACAATATATCACAATTCAGATATATTCGCTATACTATTAATGAAAGCTTACGCCTCTATCCCCCGGTTCCGGTCAACTCACGAGTTGCAATCTGTGATACAGTCCTTCCACGAGGGGGAGGCCTGGAGGGGAAATCCCCTCTATTCATCCCCAAGGGAACTCCGATTGTATATAACGTATTCGGTCTCCATCGCAAACAGGAGGTATATGGCGCCGACGCTGAGGAATTCAATCCCTCGCGATGGAAGTCGCTCCGGTTATCGTGGGAGTTCCTCCCATTCAATGGCGGCCCTCGAATATGTATTGGAC AACAATTCGCTATCATGGAGGCTAGCTATGTGCTTATTCGATTTCTTCAAGAATTTGAAACCATTGAGTCGAGGGACTCTCGGCCGTGGCAAGAAAATATTGCACTAACAACAAGCAGCTTGAATGGAGTGCGTGTATCGTTGAATCGCTCAAAATAA
- a CDS encoding uncharacterized protein (SECRETED:SignalP(1-16)~antiSMASH:Cluster_6.8) — MKKAFVLAALAVGARASPGSEDSDHWILSTMQFIANRYQNSPYVANGYFGQRLPAEGVGYWTYQDNSTGSYVLNSWPLDQPRATFGTISGFWDVQQNITHTLVPDNLKRGGESVISGIPDWTGLTVTTQNGQTYEPGVDPSTVTSFHQSFSVRNGIVQTNITWNPPGDSTNYQLNYTVLAHRARLNLGIVRLDLSVSQDSKLKITDLLDGAGAVRADFHDKLFDEDATIWTSVKPSGIDYCTAYVVSTVKFESANANPINVQRGYSTRHNGEGYPWVSTNSSTVASTWDWDLTRGDTLTVYKFVGIGSTAAFPVDTLLHTKNVAISARSAEWHGLISEHTKKWDAVWNDGDILIRGNEDLQIRTRASLFHILAGLLPEDSGFSNSISVGGLSSDSYAGLVFWDADTWVYPSILSLYPQYAASINNYRTLLLDQAVQNAQHYNFSGALYPWTSGRFGNCTGTGVCKGYQYHINSDIALAHWQYFQQTNDLNWLAKQGWPVIKKVADMFAAYVFHNTSTGKYETIQLGEPDEFAYNINNGAFTGVSIKQLLGNWAPSAASRLNLQVPQNWSHIAENIYIPYDEEEKIIIEFSGMDGSWRVKQASVGLINYPLQFQLSDTQARNDVAYYSSVNTADGPAMTWSIYAISEAQLQQKGCASYTFMQRSSESYIRQPFYQFSETMLDSEPEGVDNPAFIFGLNPAFPFLTGAGGYLQYFTHGLTGMRPNAEAFYLDPILPPQLPGGIEVKGMKWQNASFDVTIEMETTTITRRNTSTDAEKYVNLRILGGNTDVKAYRLAVGESIVVPTRRPDISYAKEDLALCQPVASDSDWAAGNYPYAIVDGANSTVWQPASSQLASITVELQGNKPRDVSKVILNWGGVPPSSFSLLGSKEATENFQELHPTQKVEISAPYDPQEARAIQIREGNITVVELHKLAQVRFLRLSIEGSYAADGLGATVAEMQVVGIEPANSYCGKNMGTEFSFPVDAL, encoded by the exons ATGAAAAAGGCCTTCGTTTTGGCAGCATTAGCTGTTGGCGCCCGGGCAAGTCCTGGTTCTGAAGATTCTGACCATTGGATCCTTTCCACAATGCAGTTTATTGCAAATCGTTATCAAAATTCCCCCTACGTGGCGAATGGATATTTTGGCCAGCGACTACCGGCTGAAGGGGTTGGATATTGGACATATCAAGATAATTCTACTGGCAGCTATGTGCTAAATT CGTGGCCGCTGGATCAACCAAGAGCCACATTCGGAACTATTTCTGGATTTTGGGACGTTCAGCAAAATATCACGCACACCCTCGTCCCAGACAATCTGAAACGAGGAGGAGAATCCGTTATCAGCGGTATTCCTGATTGGACTGGTCTTACAGTTACAACACAGAACGGCCAGACTTATGAACCGGGAGTCGATCCTTCTACTGTTACCTCTTTTCATCAGTCATTTTCAGTCCGAAATGGAATTGTTCAAACCAACATTACGTGGAATCCTCCGGGAGATAGCACTAACTACCAGCTGAACTACACCGTCCTTGCGCACCGAGCTCGGCTCAACTTGGGGATCGTTCGTTTAGATCTCTCAGTCAGCCAGGATTCGAAGCTAAAGATAACTGATCTTTTAGACGGGGCGGGCGCTGTACGGGCCGATTTTCATGACAAATTGTTCGACGAAGACGCTACGATTTGGACGAGCGTGAAACCATCGGGAATCGACTATTGCACAGCATATGTTGTCTCCACAGTCAAATTCGAAAGTGCCAATGCTAATCCTATAAACGTGCAGCGCGGATATAGTACGAGGCATAATGGTGAGGGGTATCCTTGGGTCTCCACAAACTCGAGCACCGTGGCGAGCACTTGGGACTGGGATCTTACGCGGGGGGATACCTTGACCGTGTACAAATTTGTAGGCATTGGTTCCACAGCAGCTTTTCCGGTTGACACGCTGCTACATACGAAGAATGTGGCGATCTCGGCAAGATCTGCTGAGTGGCATGGTCTAATATCCGAGCACACAAAGAAATGGGACGCGGTCTGGAACGATGGGGACATCTTGATTAGAGGCAACGAAGACTTGCAGATCCGCACACGAGCATCATTATTCCACATTCTCGCCGGCCTTCTTCCCGAGGACTCTGGGTTCTCTAATTCAATTTCCGTGGGTGGTCTTTCTAGCGATTCTTACGCTGGATTAGTCTTTTGGGATGCAGATACGTGGGTGTATCCTTCGATACTCTCTCTTTACCCACAGTATGCCGCGAGCATCAATAATTACCGGACGCTGCTTCTGGACCAAGCTGTTCAAAATGCGCAGCATTATAACTTTTCCGGAGCACTCTACCCGTGGACCAGTGGCCGATTTGGTAACTGTACAGGCACTGGGGTGTGCAAGGGCTATCAGTACCACATCAACTCTGACATCGCATTAGCCCATTGGCAGTATTTTCAGCAAACAAATGACCTGAACTGGCTTGCTAAGCAAGGATGGCCCGTCATAAAAAAAGTTGCCGACATGTTTGCAGCGTATGTATTCCACAATACTTCTACTGGAAAATATGAAACCATTCAATTGGGAGAGCCG GACGAGTTTGCATATAATATTAACAATGGCGCATTCACCGGGGTATCCATCAAGCAGCTACTGGGCAACTGGGCGCCATCAGCTGCTAGCCGTTTAAATCTGCAAGTCCCTCAAAATTGGTCTCATATTGCGGAGAACATTTACATTCCGTatgacgaggaagaaaaaattattatCGAGTTTTCTGGTATGGATGGCTCATGGCGGGTCAAGCAAGCCAGCGTGGGCTTGATCAACTACCCACTGCAATTTCAGCTGAGTGATACACAAGCGCGAAATGACGTTGCATAT TATTCTTCAGTTAACACAGCAGATGGCCCAGCGATGACATGGTCCATCTATGCCATCTCTGAAGCTCAGCTGCAACAGAAGGGATGTGCCTCGTATACCTTCATGCAGCGCTCATCGGAATCATATATCCGCCAACCCTTCTACCAGTTCAGCGAGACAATGCTGGATTCAGAGCCTGAAGGAGTTGATAACCCTGCCTTTATCTTTGGACTCAACCCAGCGTTTCCCTTTCTTACTGGGGCTGGTGGTTACTTGCAATATTTTACTCATGGTCTTACTGGGATGCGCCCAAACGCAGAAGCATTTTATCTTGACCCAATTCTGCCACCTCAGCTTCCAGGCGGAATCGAAGTCAAGGGCATGAAATGGCAGAATGCATCGTTTGATGTGACGATTGAGATGGAAACAACTACGATCACTCGACGAAACACATCCACAGATGCGGAAAAATATGTAAACTTACGCATACTTGGTGGGAATACGGATGTAAAAGCATACCGACTGGCTGTAGGGGAGTCGATTGTCGTCCCAACAAGACGGCCTGATATAAGCTATGCAAAAGAGGATCTGGCGTTGTGTCAGCCAGTTGCCTCTGATTCCGACTGGGCTGCTGGAAATTATCCGTATGCAATCGTTGATGGAGCCAATTCGACCGTGTGGCAACCAGCTAGCTCTCAACTGGCATCAATTACTGTTGAGCTGCAAGGTAACAAACCACGCGATGTTTCAAAAGTTATCCTCAACTGGGGTGGTGTGCCACCTTCTAGTTTTAGCCTACTTGGGAGCAAAGAGGCGACAGAGAATTTTCAAGAGCTGCACCCCACGCAAAAGGTGGAGATATCAGCACCATACGATCCCCAGGAAGCACGAGCCATTCAAATACGGGAAGGGAACATAACCGTTGTGGAGCTTCATAAACTAGCACAAGTTCGATTCTTGAGACTGTCAATTGAGGGATCTTACGCCGCAGATGGCCTTGGAGCAACCGTGGCCGAGATGCAAGTTGTTGGCATCGAACCCGCAAACAGCTACTGTGGGAAGAATATGGGAACTGAGTTTTCCTTTCCTGTTGATGCACTATAA
- a CDS encoding uncharacterized protein (EggNog:ENOG41~antiSMASH:Cluster_6.8), giving the protein MNPQAGAAMPRRPGRPRMSETAHGDVNDEARRARMRLAQRSYRNRKQNALVLAKTRAEVFEKALDSSINEFIRFYEHVSKKKSELPHELIMDVNKTAMNIVSIARKARTEQGISDSDQTQLPEEGTTVSNGDASSDRDPSGVIADWLNASGKDLAGADQYSKHYEPLASSNPAPVSQRLLLACLTRTMDLLQFGNLHILALTPTMLLPLRFDRAENLLESVSERLSGGPKAFLADCRYRDGRNAYLPKIMRLVEGDLSTLQPRSPPPNLERLQFGMTRTMLHTTNSDFQGEWLEAPDVEEYLEQRGIFVRMDSPGDVIRLSAPRNNESRLAKRVALPGHDWTIFGRTFGENQIIPTGLSNFAVSEMLPETGFPTSKAATGQEEEQDLKITVDLDKLIRGLADKAICLGPCPGIRRIHVDEAIRASVTTFKQLVK; this is encoded by the exons ATGAATCCCCAAGCCGGTGCTGCGATGCCTCGTCGGCCTGGTCGTCCGCGAATGAGCGAGACTGCTCACGGAGACGTAAACGATGAAGCT AGGAGAGCTCGAATGAGATTGGCACAGAGGTCATACCGCAATCGGAAACAGAACGCACTTGTCTTGGCCAAGACTCGAGCTGAAGTTTTCGAAAAGGCCTTGGATAGCTCCATTAACGAGTTTATACGATTTTATGAACATGTatctaaaaagaaaagcgaaTTACCGCACGAGCTTATCATGGATGTCAATAAAACAGCCATGAATATTGTGTCTATAGCAAGGAAGGCTCGCACAGAACAAGGCATCTCAGACAGCGACCAAACCCAGCTTCCTGAAGAGGGTACAACAGTTTCAAATGGAGATGCTAGCTCCGACCGCGATCCGTCAGGTGTAATAGCTGACTGGCTCAATGCATCTGGAAAGGATTTAGCTGGAGCAGACCAGTACTCGAAACATTATGAACCTTTAGCTAGTAGCAATCCAGCTCCGGTCTCACAACGATTGCTACTAGCCTGTTTGACAAGAACCATGGATTTATTGCAGTTTGGAAATCTCCATATCTTAGCACTTACTCCGACGATGCTTCTTCCGTTAAGGTTTGATCGAGCGGAGAATCTATTAGAAAGTGTCTCTGAGCGGCTCTCTGGCGGTCCTAAGGCTTTTCTTGCAGACTGTCGCTATCGCGACGGCCGAAATGCATATCTGCCCAAGATAATGCGCCTTGTCGAGGGGGATTTGAGCACTCTCCAACCAaggtcaccaccaccaaattTAGAGCGCCTGCAATTTGGAATGACAAGAACAATGCTTCATACAACCAATTCTGACTTCCAAGGAGAATGGTTGGAGGCGCCGGATGTTGAGGAATATCTCGAGCAGCGAGGGATATTTGTCCGTATGGATTCGCCCGGTGACGTGATTAGGCTATCAGCGCCAAGGAATAACGAATCAAGATTAGCAAAGCGTGTGGCACTCCCAGGACATGACTGGACAATATTTGGGAGGACTTTTGGGGAGAATCAAATTATACCTACAGGGCTAAGTAATTTCGCAGTATCGGAGATGTTACCAGAGACGGGTTTTCCTACAAGCAAGGCGGCAactggccaagaagaagaacaagaccTTAAGATAACTGTTGATCTGGATAAGCTAATACGGGGGTTAGCAGATAAAGCAATTTGCCTTGGCCCATGCCCTGGAATCAGGAGGATACATGTTGATGAAGCGATCCGCGCATCAGTAACTACATTTAAGCAATTAGTCAAATAG
- a CDS encoding uncharacterized protein (EggNog:ENOG41~antiSMASH:Cluster_6.8) — MRLAQRSYRNRKQNALVLAKTRAEVFEKALDSSINEFIRFYEHVSKKKSELPHELIMDVNKTAMNIVSIARKARTEQGISDSDQTQLPEEGTTVSNGDASSDRDPSGVIADWLNASGKDLAGADQYSKHYEPLASSNPAPVSQRLLLACLTRTMDLLQFGNLHILALTPTMLLPLRFDRAENLLESVSERLSGGPKAFLADCRYRDGRNAYLPKIMRLVEGDLSTLQPRSPPPNLERLQFGMTRTMLHTTNSDFQGEWLEAPDVEEYLEQRGIFVRMDSPGDVIRLSAPRNNESRLAKRVALPGHDWTIFGRTFGENQIIPTGLSNFAVSEMLPETGFPTSKAATGQEEEQDLKITVDLDKLIRGLADKAICLGPCPGIRRIHVDEAIRASVTTFKQLVK; from the coding sequence ATGAGATTGGCACAGAGGTCATACCGCAATCGGAAACAGAACGCACTTGTCTTGGCCAAGACTCGAGCTGAAGTTTTCGAAAAGGCCTTGGATAGCTCCATTAACGAGTTTATACGATTTTATGAACATGTatctaaaaagaaaagcgaaTTACCGCACGAGCTTATCATGGATGTCAATAAAACAGCCATGAATATTGTGTCTATAGCAAGGAAGGCTCGCACAGAACAAGGCATCTCAGACAGCGACCAAACCCAGCTTCCTGAAGAGGGTACAACAGTTTCAAATGGAGATGCTAGCTCCGACCGCGATCCGTCAGGTGTAATAGCTGACTGGCTCAATGCATCTGGAAAGGATTTAGCTGGAGCAGACCAGTACTCGAAACATTATGAACCTTTAGCTAGTAGCAATCCAGCTCCGGTCTCACAACGATTGCTACTAGCCTGTTTGACAAGAACCATGGATTTATTGCAGTTTGGAAATCTCCATATCTTAGCACTTACTCCGACGATGCTTCTTCCGTTAAGGTTTGATCGAGCGGAGAATCTATTAGAAAGTGTCTCTGAGCGGCTCTCTGGCGGTCCTAAGGCTTTTCTTGCAGACTGTCGCTATCGCGACGGCCGAAATGCATATCTGCCCAAGATAATGCGCCTTGTCGAGGGGGATTTGAGCACTCTCCAACCAaggtcaccaccaccaaattTAGAGCGCCTGCAATTTGGAATGACAAGAACAATGCTTCATACAACCAATTCTGACTTCCAAGGAGAATGGTTGGAGGCGCCGGATGTTGAGGAATATCTCGAGCAGCGAGGGATATTTGTCCGTATGGATTCGCCCGGTGACGTGATTAGGCTATCAGCGCCAAGGAATAACGAATCAAGATTAGCAAAGCGTGTGGCACTCCCAGGACATGACTGGACAATATTTGGGAGGACTTTTGGGGAGAATCAAATTATACCTACAGGGCTAAGTAATTTCGCAGTATCGGAGATGTTACCAGAGACGGGTTTTCCTACAAGCAAGGCGGCAactggccaagaagaagaacaagaccTTAAGATAACTGTTGATCTGGATAAGCTAATACGGGGGTTAGCAGATAAAGCAATTTGCCTTGGCCCATGCCCTGGAATCAGGAGGATACATGTTGATGAAGCGATCCGCGCATCAGTAACTACATTTAAGCAATTAGTCAAATAG
- a CDS encoding uncharacterized protein (EggNog:ENOG41~antiSMASH:Cluster_6.8), producing the protein MKILCLHGRGSNNEIFQAQTASLRSILDDYSFDFVQGTELHTEGNWSVFTTQFSSLPQYGYYNPLSPSSVKKAEEHLLELIEEEGGFDGVLGYSGGAAFAAQAIIRHNQRDPSEPLFRFAIFVNGGTPIKAFNLSEEKVMTGAVDTAAIDKELAATFFRPSNMRVRKGDNREEAEKAIESRKEEMKSIETGKLSDGRYFLTDGKLGLTRYEGAQDGPLIDIPTLHVRSELEDDANLGLNLLNLCNPDLVREYHHPFGHDFPRGQEEIRKIAEMIIELVESA; encoded by the exons ATGAAGATTTTATGTTTGCATGGACGTGGTTCCAATAATGAG ATCTTTCAAGCCCAAACCGCCTCTCTGAGAAGCATTTTAGATGATTATTCTTTCGACTTCGTCCAAGGAACAGAGCTACATACAGAAG GAAATTGGTCTGTATTCACTACCCAATTCTCAAGTTTGCCTCAGTACGGATACTACAACCCCCTAAGTCCATCATCTGtaaaaaaagcagaggaaCATCTACTAGAACTTatcgaggaagaaggaggattCGATGGAGTATTAGGTTACTCTGGAGGGGCAGCATTTGCGGCTCAAGCGATTATTCGGCACAACCAAAGAGATCCGAGTGAACCGCTGTTTCGATTTGCTATCTTTGTCAATGGCGGGACTCCTATCAAGGCTTTCAATCTAAGTGAAGAGAAGGTAATGACTGGAGCAGTAGACACTGCAGCGATAGATAAGGAATTGGCAGCAACTTTCTTTCGCCCCTCAAACATGCGAGTGCGCAAAGGGGATaacagagaagaagccgaaaAGGCTATCGAATCGAGGAAGGAAGAAATGAAGTCTATTGAGACAGGCAAGCTTAGTGATGGGAGATACTTTTTGACCGACGGAAAACTTGGTTTGACGAGATACGAGGGTGCACAAGATGGTCCGCTTATTGACATCCCGACACTTCATGTAAGGAGTGAACTCGAAGATGATGCTAATCTGGGACTTAACTTGTTGAATTTATGCAACCCAGATTTGGTTCGCGAATACCATCATCCATTTGGACATGACTTCCCCAGAGGGCAGGAGGAAATCCGAAAGATTGCAGAGATGATTATTGAGTTAGTGGAATCAGCATAA
- a CDS encoding uncharacterized protein (EggNog:ENOG41~antiSMASH:Cluster_6.8), translating into MESKTPTRKPSGKRIKARVAIACTTCRGQHLRCDAAIPICSRCHSLNKPCIYTDLRETRRRRTGVQNSILASKTNEITDMVESMAQAGQPNPTPNGPSLTPNQSSTPSSPQSISAASNSALHPTVFADNDVLISRPIDGFYKFFFPSHPFILPRVNLKQQFESNPNFSGQLFLMITFIGSLYIHDPQSSEYKTQAEESFDLALSPNGFTVQALLLLSLTLEWTGENERAAAVLERAKKMGLEIGMQHRDFASRHGRGETVLEESWRRTWWELFVVDAMFAGIRHLPTFTLWGIDNDVDIPCEEELYIAGRIPFPQTMREYDDRGLNDESFSSFAYLIDATRILGTTLAAGDIANESPYSLVKNAEANLMSWNLYLPQTKRDPVQRDGTIDEIMFKAHMVMNTTSTHLHRPRSMLHYTAMELLCSKYAPPLPGEIWTTETQHGDRHTHKAIAAAKNFVDLLTASSSPLTHSPFVMCMGSLAMATLLSAYEHFLTGSELIHARDRVRVFLGILKAFMTIWPQARRWSDEIKLMARVVLERHDASGQLDISTLQAMTNIEGASHIGEIFEDAEVLDIGKN; encoded by the exons ATGGAATCCAAGACACCTACACGGAAGCCAAGTGGGAAAAGGATCAAGGCGCGAGTTGCGATCGCTTGTACCACATGCCGCGGCCAGCATCTCCGGTGCGATGCTGCCATACCGATTTGTTCGCGATGCCACAGCTTGAACAAACCATGCATCTACACGGATCTGCGAGAGACCCGCAGAAGGCGTACTGGAGTCCAGAATTCAATACTCGCCAGTAAAACTAATGAAATTACAGACATGGTCGAGAGCATGGCGCAAGCTGGTCAACCAAATCCGACTCCTAACGGGCCTTCATTAACGCCCAATCAATCCAGCACTCCATCCAGCCCTCAATCTATCTCTGCTGCATCAAATAGCGCTCTGCACCCTACTGTATTTGCGGATAATGACGTTCTCATAAGTCGGCCGATTGATGGATTTtacaaattttttttccctagcCACCCTTTTATCCTTCCTAGAGTGAACTTGAAACAACAATTCGAGAGCAATCCAAATTTCAGCGGCCAGTTGTTTCTCATGATCACATTCATCGGCTCGCTATATATTCATGATCCACAGTCAAGCGAATATAAAACGCAGGCTGAAGAGTCTTTTGATCTTGCTCTTTCACCTAATGGCTTCACTGTCCAGGCTCTCCTACTTCTTTCTCTCACTCTGGAATGGACTGGCGAAAatgagagagcagcagcagtacttgAAAGGGCGAAGAAAATGGGACTAGAAATAGGAATGCAACACCGAGACTTTGCTTCTCGCCACGGACGTGGAGAAACAGTATTAGAAGAAAGCTGGCGACGGACTTGGTGGGAACTCTTTGTCGTGGATGCAATGTTTGCTGGGATCCGCCACCTGCCTACATTCACACTCTGGGGAATAGACAATGATGTCGACATTCCttgcgaagaagagctgtATATTGCAGGA AGGATCCCATTCCCGCAAACGATGCGCGAATATGATGACCGTGGCTTAAACGACGAaagcttttcctcttttgcaTATCTCATAGACGCAACTCGGATACTTGGAACGACGCTGGCTGCTGGTGATATTGCCAATGAATCGCCTTACTCTCTGGTTAAGAACGCAGAAGCAAATCTCATGAGCTGGAATTTGTATCTGCCGCAGACGAAACGCGATCCCGTCCAAAGAGATGGAACTATTGATGAGATTATGTTCAAAGCACATATGGTGATGAATAC CACATCTACTCACTTACATAGGCCAAGATCTATGTTACACTACACCGCGATGGAGCTTTTATGCTCGAAATACGCACCGCCGCTTCCCGGCGAAATTTGGACCACTGAAACACAGCATGGCGACAGGCACACGCACAAGGCAATTGCCGCTGCGAAAAACTTTGTTGACTTGCTGactgcctcctcttctcctttaaCACACAGCCCATTTGTGATGTGCATGGGATCTTTGGCGATGGCCACTCTTCTTTCCGCTTATGAGCATTTTTTGACGGGCTCTGAGCTGATACATGCGAGAGATCGAGTCCGCGTATTTCTAGGCATACTCAAAGCGTTTATGACAATATGGCCACAGGCGCGGCGCTGGTCAGATGAGATCAAATTGATGGCGCGGGTGGTTCTTGAGCGTCATGATGCCTCTGGACAATTGGACATTTCTACTCTACAAGCTATGACGAACATTGAAGGTGCATCCCATATTGGCGAAATATTCGAAGATGCAGAGGTTTTAGATATCGGCAAAAATTAG